The proteins below come from a single Chrysoperla carnea chromosome 1, inChrCarn1.1, whole genome shotgun sequence genomic window:
- the LOC123305654 gene encoding zinc finger protein 180-like, producing MDLEIYNLHKICRACKRVEENMYSIFENKVVFDLSTKICEMLMACTSLEIEMDDGMPNLMCFTCIEQLNIAFAFKRQCEDTDSYLRDYIKKNQIKFENSLEETSTIFHNDVNQVDTKDIKNEHLEQDTEIFVCKKYHYIQLNEDSMITENFDDFEDDECFEPNVDIVENEIKYEENDVNYENDIKYEFDEKIEIPLENYEIDTTIIKRKRGRPRKGEERSNKGEQKQQSINFQCKHCDKVLKTKLGYEIHIQKHFIYECGKCGEKFHDNNSIFKHLEDSHGTDNKTDDTTEYIKTCDLCPNETFEHFDKYVKHKLNQHNIRVKIFSDKKFDCYVCGKAFTTEKYRDIHEKTHSMNKACACKTCGKRFSTKTNLNEHMKCHDECSKKFLCSECGQRFIRYDYLVIHMRRHRGEKPFKCKYCGKGFPRTTDLTVHERYHTGEKTHLCVICGRGFGRAYNLTVHMRTHTGEKPYQCTYCDAAFAQGNDLKAHVRRHTGERYHCDMCSEAFLMGYLLTQHKRNVHGLDVKSHIRRLKPSERVHLSTTKPLLIPQEPQTATVVVLTAPSDNSTTSNTEQFQLAYQNQVL from the exons ATggatttagaaatttataatttacataaaatatgccGAGCATGTAAACGTGTTGAGGAAAATATGtattcaatatttgaaaataaagttgtATTTGATTTATCAACGAAAATATGTGAAATGTTAATGGCATGTACTTCTTTAGAg ATTGAAATGGATGATGGAATGCCAAATTTAATGTGTTTTACATGTATCGAACAATTAAACATTGCTTTCGCATTCAAACGTCAATGTGAAGATACCGATTCATATTTACgtgattacattaaaaaaaatcaaattaaatttgaaaatagtcTTGAAGAAACCTCCACAATATTTCACAATGATGTAAATCAAGTTGACAcgaaagatataaaaaatgaacatcTTGAACAAGATACagaaatatttgtatgcaaaaaat atcattatattcaattaaatgagGATTCAATGATCAcggaaaattttgatgattttgaggATGACGAATGTTTTGAACCAAATGTGGATAttgtagaaaatgaaattaaatacgAAGAAAATGATGTCAATtatgaaaatgatattaaatatgaattcgatgaaaaaattgaaataccattagaaaattatgaaattgatacaacaataataaaacgTAAACGTGGTCGACCTCGAAAAGGTGAAGAGCGTAGCAACAAAGGTGAACAAAAGCaacaatcaattaattttcaatgtaaacattgtgataaagttttaaaaacaaaattaggatATGAAATTcacatacaaaaacattttatttatgagtGCGGAAAATGTGGAGAGAAATTCCATGATAATAACTCAATATTCAAACATTTAGAAGATTCGCATG GTACGGATAATAAGACGGACGATACTACAGAATACATTAAAACTTGTGATTTATGTCCGAATGAAACATTCgaacattttgataaatatgttaaacataaattaaatcaacATAATATAcgtgtaaaaatatttagcgaTAAGAAATTTGATTGTTATGTATGTGGTAAAGCTTTTACAACCGAAAAATATCGTGATATACATGAAAAAACACACTCCATGAACAAAGCGTGTGCGTGTAAAACATGTGGTAAACGTTTTTcaactaaaacaaatttaaatgagcATATGAAATGTCATGATGAATGttcgaaaaagtttttatgttcGGAATGTGGACAACGTTTTATACGATACGATTATCTTGTTATTCATATGCGTCGCCATCGGGGAGAGAAACCATTCAAGTGTAAATACTGTGGAAAAG gaTTTCCAAGAACAACAGATCTAACAGTACATGAAAGATATCATACTGGAGAGAAAACTCATTTATGTGTGATTTGTGGAAGAGGATTTGGAag ggcATATAATTTAACAGTTCATATGCGTACACACACCGGCGAGAAACCTTATCAATGTACATACTGTGATGCCGCATTTGCACAGGGTAATGACTTAAAAGCACACGTACGTCGTCATACTGGTGAACGATACCATTGTGACATGTGTTCAGAAGCATTTTTAATGGGTTACTTGTTAACACAACATAAACGTAATGTTCATGGTTTAGATGTAAAATCACATATACGTCGGTTAAAACCATCGGAACGTGTACATTTATCAACAACCAAACCGCTATTAATCCCACAAGAACCACAAACTGCAACTGTTGTTGTTCTAACAGCACCCAGTGATAATTCTACAACATCTAATACAGAACAATTTCAATTAGCATATCAGAATCAAGTATTGTag